Below is a window of Streptomyces qaidamensis DNA.
ACGACACCGTGCTGCTCAGCCCCGCCGAGATGGTGCCCGACCGGGTCACCGTCGTCACCGACCTGGCCGGGGCGCTGCTCCCGCCCGGCTGGCCGGCCGCCGTGGCCCGCTTCCCGGCCGGTGAGGACGGTCAGGGCCTGCACGCGCGCGTGCTCGACATCCTCACCGCCCTCGACGCCCGCGTCGCCGCGCCCGTCGCCGCCGCGGCCGGGTACGCCCTGGGGGAGCCGGAACCGGTCACCACGCGCGTGACGGGCGCCGTGCGCCTGCACGCGCTCCTGGCCGCCGAGGCGCACACCACCGTCGTCGCGGCGGGCGCCCTCGCCCGGCCCCCGCGCTCCGGCCGCCACCTGTACGTGGACCTGGCCCCGCTGCGCCCCGCGCTGACCGCGCACGGCGTCGGCGACGCACAGGAACTGGAGGACTTCCTCACCGAACGCCTCGGCATGCCCGCCCCGGGCGGGCACCGCTTCGGCGACGACCTCGAAGCCCCGCGCGTGCGGCTCGCCACCGGCGCACTGGCGGGCGGTTCCGACACGGAACGCGCGGAATGCCTCACCTCACCCACGCCGTTGGAACTGCCGCAGGTGAACCGCGCGTTGAGCCGACTGAAGTCGGTCTTCGACGATCTCCGCGACGAAGCTCAGCGATGGGAGCCTCCTCGATGACGCAGCAGTCCGAGTCGACCACCAGCACGACCACCCGGGAACCCGACGAGCCCGCGCTCCCGTCCCCCCTCGCGCCCCCGTCCCCGCCCCTGGCCGAACCCCGCCCGCTGGCCGAGCGGCGGGTGTGGCCGCGCACCTTCCACGACCGGCTGACCGCGCCGCTGCCGGGCCTGAAGGCCATGGCCCGCTTCGCCCGGGAGGGCGCGGTGAGACCGGACCCGGCGGGCCTCGCCGACATCCCCCGGCTGCCCTACGCCCCGGCCCCGCTGCCCCGAGTCGACGCCCGCACCATCGCCGTCACCTGGGCGGGACACGCCAGTTGGGTGCTGCGCATCGGCGGACTGACCGTGCTCACCGACCCGGTGTGGTCGCGCCGGATCCTCGGCACCCCGGCCCGGATCACCCCCGTGGGGGTCCCCTGGGAGGAACTGCCGCGCGTCGACGCCGTCGTCATCAGCCACAACCACTACGACCACCTGGACGCCCCCACGCTGCGCCGCCTCCCGCGCGACACCCCGGTGTTCGTCCCGGCCGGGCTCGCGCGCTGGTTCCACCGCCGCCGCTTCACGCGTGTGACGGAGCTCGACTGGTGGGAGGCGGTCGAACTGGACGGCGTCCGCTTCGACTTCGTCCCCTCTCACCACTGGTCCAAGCGCAGCCTCACCGACACCTGCCACAGCCTGTGGGGCGGCTGGGTCCTCACCGACGAAAGCGGCCAACGCGTCTACTTCGCGGGTGACACGGGCTACGGCCACTGGTTCTCCCGCATCGGCCGCCGCTACCCCGGCATCGACCTGGCCCTGCTGCCCATCGGCGCCTACGACCCCCGCTGGTGGCTGCGCGACGTGCACTGCGACCCGGAGGAGGCGGTCCGCGCGGCCCAGGACCTGGGCGCGCGCCGGATGGCCCCCATGCACTGGGCGACGTTCGTCCTGTCGGCGGAACCGGTCATGGAGCCCCTGACGCGGGTGCGGGCGGCATGGGAGAAGGCGGGCCTGCCCCGGGAGAACCTCTGGGACATGCCGGTCGGCGCGTCAAAGGTGCTCTAAGGGGCCCTTGAGGGACGGCCCAGGGACGCGGGGAACTGCGCGACCAGCCGCCCACAGCCCGCACCCCGAGGACGATCGCATCCGGTACGGCGCTACCGAACCCGCCGCACCACCGCCGGCACCGCGCTGATCAGCACGGTCAGCACGATCGCCGCCAGCACGCCCTGCCACGGTTCGTCGAACAACGCCCCCCCGAGAATCCCGATCAACTGATACGTCACGGCCCAGGCCA
It encodes the following:
- a CDS encoding aminotransferase class I/II-fold pyridoxal phosphate-dependent enzyme, which gives rise to MRRTAPEGHGPVRFGPPLPDDGLPVLPELSAVLAAAASRGGHEPVGGGRALREAACGYWDRRGLHCDPDRVAAAHGSPALLLALTAALGGDVLVPRPCAAWWGPYARLLGRPAFHVPTPPESGGVPDPYALLETVRRVRAEGGDPRLLVLSVADDPTATVAPPELLHETVEAAQGEGLHLVSDETWRDTLHDPHDTVLLSPAEMVPDRVTVVTDLAGALLPPGWPAAVARFPAGEDGQGLHARVLDILTALDARVAAPVAAAAGYALGEPEPVTTRVTGAVRLHALLAAEAHTTVVAAGALARPPRSGRHLYVDLAPLRPALTAHGVGDAQELEDFLTERLGMPAPGGHRFGDDLEAPRVRLATGALAGGSDTERAECLTSPTPLELPQVNRALSRLKSVFDDLRDEAQRWEPPR
- a CDS encoding MBL fold metallo-hydrolase; the encoded protein is MTQQSESTTSTTTREPDEPALPSPLAPPSPPLAEPRPLAERRVWPRTFHDRLTAPLPGLKAMARFAREGAVRPDPAGLADIPRLPYAPAPLPRVDARTIAVTWAGHASWVLRIGGLTVLTDPVWSRRILGTPARITPVGVPWEELPRVDAVVISHNHYDHLDAPTLRRLPRDTPVFVPAGLARWFHRRRFTRVTELDWWEAVELDGVRFDFVPSHHWSKRSLTDTCHSLWGGWVLTDESGQRVYFAGDTGYGHWFSRIGRRYPGIDLALLPIGAYDPRWWLRDVHCDPEEAVRAAQDLGARRMAPMHWATFVLSAEPVMEPLTRVRAAWEKAGLPRENLWDMPVGASKVL